Proteins encoded within one genomic window of Fibrobacter sp. UWR4:
- a CDS encoding AAA family ATPase, which translates to MIDYSLKGPVSQERARIRLMSALRENRFPQAILIDGPTGIGKKALALEIAKALQCTDPNGRPCGHCFGCRMAAESGATENWIIPLEAAEARAKKAEDATARSTAKTIEDIKQDYIKEIIKNPYRVDVFSAAAFISVELMRSMTSSFAMRGDRVRTIIIAEADRMNEAASNAFLKTLEDVPPDTYFILTTSSREKMLQTIRSRCLALHLLPLTDEEVRKEADRVADEEFDRASLTDDVIGMAVGSPGKALYFAPLCEQWNPLAVEFVRKSLLQDYTDLFFSLKEASLDDPYVANRFLEVMSFLVADLLRELGGAPLRMPTTTASIGLRNFPRIDATALELALVDIQETMSRIESRRATTTMSLQTLALKLFEGYK; encoded by the coding sequence ATGATTGATTACAGTTTAAAAGGTCCCGTATCCCAGGAAAGGGCGAGAATCCGCCTAATGTCCGCTTTGAGGGAAAATCGATTTCCTCAGGCCATCTTGATTGATGGTCCTACCGGCATAGGTAAGAAGGCTTTGGCGTTGGAAATTGCCAAGGCTCTTCAGTGTACGGATCCTAACGGCAGGCCCTGTGGCCATTGCTTTGGTTGCCGCATGGCTGCCGAAAGCGGTGCCACCGAAAACTGGATCATTCCTCTGGAAGCGGCGGAAGCCCGTGCAAAGAAAGCGGAAGACGCCACTGCCAGAAGTACCGCAAAGACCATCGAAGATATTAAGCAGGACTACATCAAGGAGATTATCAAGAATCCCTACCGTGTAGACGTCTTCAGTGCGGCAGCCTTCATTTCTGTGGAACTGATGCGTTCGATGACCAGCAGTTTCGCCATGAGGGGAGACCGAGTCCGTACGATAATTATTGCTGAAGCGGACCGCATGAATGAAGCCGCAAGCAATGCCTTCCTGAAGACGCTGGAAGATGTTCCTCCTGACACCTATTTTATCCTGACCACATCTTCCCGAGAGAAGATGCTCCAGACGATCCGCTCCAGATGTCTTGCCCTGCACCTGTTGCCGCTTACCGACGAGGAAGTCCGTAAGGAGGCAGACCGTGTGGCGGATGAGGAATTTGACCGTGCCTCCCTGACAGACGATGTTATCGGGATGGCCGTAGGTTCTCCGGGCAAGGCGCTTTATTTTGCACCACTCTGTGAACAGTGGAATCCCCTGGCGGTAGAGTTCGTCCGAAAGTCCTTGTTGCAGGATTATACAGATTTATTCTTCTCCCTGAAGGAGGCGTCCCTGGACGATCCTTATGTGGCGAACCGTTTCCTGGAAGTGATGTCCTTCCTGGTGGCTGACCTCCTGAGAGAATTGGGCGGTGCGCCCTTGCGTATGCCTACGACTACCGCAAGTATTGGCTTGAGGAACTTCCCCCGTATTGATGCGACGGCCCTGGAACTTGCCTTGGTGGATATCCAGGAGACAATGTCCCGCATCGAGTCCCGCCGTGCAACGACTACCATGAGTCTTCAGACTCTGGCCTTGAAACTTTTCGAGGGCTATAAGTAA
- the recJ gene encoding single-stranded-DNA-specific exonuclease RecJ produces MDCVALDERRATALAHGLRIPHVVARFLVSRGINTPLDARRLLCSSKDDELDPFTMKGMEDAVQWILNVREKGEKVFIFGDYDLDGMTSVTLLTKAFEDLKIVSDWRLPNRFGDGYGLSVSAVDEMYEAGARYVVTVDTGITANAEIAHAKELGMAVMVIDHHQPSGEGLPCCDVLLDPHQEGDPYENPELCGVGVSYKFICALYSRLSIPCPTKFLDLVALGTLADLVQMTPENRLFTKMGLTQLKNSPWPGLQEMYSALMKPESTVGGIDVMYKFAPILNAPGRMERPDPALKLLLSPNRAQANALLAELKNWNTRRKQKEAEITDMAMEQVKLVYGDTLPTVLVVAGENWHVGVIGIVAAKLAQEYHRPAAVLSIVEGVAHASARAVPGFNWHRALFECRDLFDRWGGHANAAGFSLTADKIDELRKRLEVSAADQNYTGEETVLSEDYPYDIQVALHELTIETSQYMPFCQNQNRNQMLPILCFLDLLEPFGGNFPYPTFRADNVKVHRFRELSGGHLQMEISQAGSPVFQAIAFGLRKRKTVLTGTSPVSIVFEPTWNYYNGHKSLQLCIKAIEQGKS; encoded by the coding sequence ATGGATTGCGTTGCCTTGGACGAACGCAGAGCGACTGCTCTTGCCCACGGACTTCGGATACCTCATGTGGTAGCCCGTTTCCTGGTGTCCCGAGGCATCAATACTCCCCTGGATGCTCGTCGCCTGCTGTGCAGCAGTAAGGATGATGAACTGGACCCCTTTACCATGAAAGGCATGGAAGATGCGGTTCAGTGGATTCTGAACGTCCGTGAAAAGGGCGAGAAGGTCTTTATTTTTGGCGACTACGATCTGGACGGCATGACGTCTGTAACGCTTCTGACCAAGGCCTTTGAAGACTTGAAGATTGTGTCTGACTGGAGGCTGCCGAATCGCTTCGGTGATGGTTACGGTCTTTCTGTTTCTGCAGTGGATGAAATGTATGAAGCAGGTGCCCGCTATGTGGTAACTGTGGATACGGGCATTACGGCCAACGCAGAAATTGCCCACGCCAAGGAATTGGGAATGGCCGTGATGGTCATTGACCACCATCAGCCTTCTGGAGAAGGCCTTCCTTGTTGCGATGTGCTGCTGGATCCCCATCAGGAAGGGGATCCGTATGAAAATCCGGAACTTTGCGGCGTAGGCGTATCCTACAAGTTTATTTGCGCCCTCTATTCCAGACTTTCCATTCCCTGTCCGACGAAGTTCCTGGACCTGGTTGCCTTGGGAACTCTGGCTGATCTGGTCCAGATGACTCCAGAAAATAGACTGTTTACCAAGATGGGCTTGACTCAGTTGAAGAACAGTCCTTGGCCAGGCTTGCAGGAAATGTATTCCGCCTTGATGAAGCCGGAAAGTACGGTGGGTGGCATTGATGTCATGTATAAGTTTGCCCCCATCCTGAATGCTCCTGGCCGTATGGAACGTCCGGATCCGGCATTGAAACTTTTGCTGAGCCCAAACCGCGCCCAGGCAAATGCGTTGCTTGCTGAACTGAAGAACTGGAATACCCGACGCAAACAGAAGGAAGCGGAAATCACGGACATGGCCATGGAGCAGGTCAAGCTCGTCTATGGCGATACCTTGCCGACCGTCCTTGTTGTTGCGGGTGAAAATTGGCATGTAGGCGTGATTGGTATTGTGGCGGCAAAGCTGGCCCAGGAATACCATCGTCCGGCGGCTGTGCTTTCCATTGTGGAAGGTGTGGCTCACGCCAGCGCCCGCGCTGTTCCCGGCTTCAACTGGCATCGTGCGCTCTTTGAATGTAGGGACTTGTTCGACCGTTGGGGTGGTCACGCCAATGCGGCTGGCTTCTCCTTGACTGCGGACAAGATTGATGAACTTCGCAAACGTCTGGAGGTATCTGCCGCCGACCAGAATTACACGGGCGAAGAAACGGTTCTGTCGGAAGACTATCCTTACGATATCCAGGTGGCGCTCCACGAACTGACCATAGAGACTTCCCAGTACATGCCTTTCTGCCAGAACCAGAATCGTAACCAGATGTTGCCCATTCTCTGCTTCCTGGATTTGCTGGAACCTTTTGGCGGAAACTTCCCCTATCCTACGTTCCGTGCGGATAACGTGAAGGTGCACCGCTTCCGTGAGTTGTCCGGCGGTCATCTCCAGATGGAAATTTCACAGGCGGGTAGCCCGGTGTTCCAGGCTATTGCGTTTGGTCTTCGCAAGCGCAAGACGGTCTTAACGGGTACCTCTCCGGTATCCATCGTCTTTGAACCTACCTGGAACTACTACAACGGTCACAAGTCCTTGCAGTTGTGCATCAAGGCCATTGAGCAGGGTAAGTCCTAA
- the gpmI gene encoding 2,3-bisphosphoglycerate-independent phosphoglycerate mutase, whose product MLKKLSNFPGIKGPVVTIVMDGYGINNNEQGNAIKAARQPTLDNLFKAYPNVLLKAHGRAVGMPTNEDMGNSEVGHNAIGAGQVYNQGAALVQDSIVSGEIFGRDAWKEISANVREKNTVLHFIGLFSDGNVHSNISHLKAMVAQAKKEAVKKVRVHILLDGRDVPETSALDYVEPFEQFLSELRSSEFDVCIASGGGRMQITMDRYNANWKMVELGWKTHVLGEGRMFESAKQAIETLRGETKAIDQDLPPFVIAANGQPVGTINDGDSVVFFNFRGDRAIEITRAFEEESFNEFDRVRFPKVCYAGMLQYDGDLKLPNRFLVPPPAIKETSGEWFAETGVKQFACSETQKYGHVTYFWNGNRSSKFDGETYLEIESDVVPFEQRPWMKAAEVTDAMIEAIKSGKYQTLRCNYPNGDMVGHTGSFRAATMAIEAVDIGLARLLPVIDAAGGVALITADHGNADEMYEIDKKTGMPKVNKDGSFKAKTSHTLNKVPCILYDNVTGGKLGLKEGDWGLSNLAATTANLLGFEKHEAWDDSMLVIK is encoded by the coding sequence ATGCTTAAGAAGCTTTCCAACTTCCCCGGTATCAAGGGTCCCGTCGTTACCATCGTTATGGACGGTTACGGCATCAATAACAACGAACAGGGCAACGCCATCAAGGCCGCCCGTCAGCCGACCCTCGACAACCTCTTCAAGGCTTACCCCAACGTTCTTCTGAAGGCTCACGGCCGCGCTGTCGGTATGCCCACCAACGAAGACATGGGTAACTCCGAAGTTGGCCATAACGCAATCGGTGCTGGCCAGGTTTACAACCAGGGTGCAGCTCTCGTTCAGGACTCCATCGTTTCCGGCGAAATCTTCGGCCGCGACGCCTGGAAGGAAATCTCCGCCAACGTTCGTGAAAAGAACACTGTTCTTCACTTCATCGGCCTCTTCTCCGACGGCAACGTTCACTCCAACATTTCTCACCTGAAGGCCATGGTGGCCCAGGCTAAGAAGGAAGCAGTGAAGAAGGTTCGCGTCCACATCCTTCTCGACGGTCGTGACGTTCCTGAAACTTCCGCTCTGGACTATGTGGAACCCTTCGAACAGTTCCTCTCTGAACTCCGTTCTTCTGAATTCGACGTTTGCATCGCTTCCGGTGGTGGCCGTATGCAGATCACCATGGACCGTTACAATGCTAACTGGAAGATGGTTGAACTTGGCTGGAAGACCCACGTTCTGGGTGAAGGCCGTATGTTCGAATCCGCTAAGCAGGCTATCGAAACTCTCCGTGGCGAAACCAAGGCTATCGACCAGGACCTCCCGCCGTTCGTTATCGCAGCTAACGGCCAGCCGGTTGGCACCATCAACGATGGCGACTCCGTTGTGTTCTTCAACTTCCGTGGCGACCGTGCCATCGAAATCACCCGCGCCTTCGAAGAAGAATCCTTCAACGAATTCGACCGCGTCCGCTTCCCCAAGGTTTGCTACGCAGGCATGCTCCAGTACGATGGCGACCTGAAGCTCCCCAACCGCTTCCTGGTTCCTCCTCCGGCAATCAAGGAAACCTCCGGCGAATGGTTCGCAGAAACTGGCGTGAAGCAGTTCGCTTGCTCTGAAACTCAGAAGTACGGCCACGTGACTTACTTCTGGAATGGTAACCGTTCCAGCAAGTTTGACGGCGAAACTTATCTGGAAATCGAATCCGACGTTGTCCCCTTCGAACAGCGTCCTTGGATGAAGGCTGCAGAAGTTACCGACGCTATGATCGAAGCTATCAAGAGCGGTAAGTACCAGACGCTCCGCTGCAACTACCCCAACGGCGACATGGTGGGCCACACTGGTTCCTTCCGTGCAGCTACCATGGCTATCGAAGCTGTGGACATCGGCCTCGCTCGTCTCCTCCCGGTGATCGACGCAGCCGGCGGTGTTGCTCTCATTACCGCTGACCATGGTAACGCCGACGAAATGTATGAAATCGACAAGAAGACCGGCATGCCCAAGGTGAACAAGGATGGTTCCTTCAAGGCAAAGACCAGCCACACCTTGAACAAGGTTCCCTGCATTCTGTACGATAACGTTACTGGCGGCAAGCTGGGCCTCAAGGAAGGCGACTGGGGTCTGTCCAACTTGGCAGCAACCACCGCTAACCTCCTCGGCTTCGAAAAGCACGAAGCCTGGGATGACTCCATGCTCGTGATCAAGTAA
- the uvrB gene encoding excinuclease ABC subunit UvrB, whose amino-acid sequence MARARKTITPDPYAKPIAKVLSPEQSLPGRLRQFQAPTRANFELVSQYGAAGDQPKAIEQITEGFKQGDQFQTLLGVTGSGKTFTMANVIKNVGKPTLILTHNKTLAAQLYQEFKAFFPKNAVEYFVSYYDYFQPEAYIPHTDTFIEKDASINDEIDKLRLRATANLLTRRDVIIIASVSCIYGLGSPAEYFDLMVRIKKGDIKDRDDLLHELVRIQYTRNDFSLERGTFRCHGDVIEIHPSYDEDGMRIELFGDEVDRLVRFNIITGEVIQELEEMTIAPAKHFVTKEEGRAGILQRMQLQLTDRLAELDKEGKVLESARLSSRTRYDMEMIRETGMCSGIENYSAIIENREPGTRPFTLIDYFGDDWLLMVDESHVSIPQVGGMAEGDKSRKTTLVNYGFRLPCALDNRPMNFKEFEFMYPKQVLFVSATPGEYELEKTGGVVAEQINRPTGLLDPKIEMFPIQGQMDVLLYRIEKTIKNGDRVLVTTLTKKMAQDLTDYFVEAGIKAKYLHSDIKTLERHDLIKGLRTGEFDVLVGINLLREGLDLPEVSMVAILDADKEGFLRNYRSLIQTMGRASRNVNGTVLLFADNMTDSLQKAVDETVRRRTLQEEFNKEHGITPKSVSRKLEGDLVINDPLMDLWRGDKTPQAAEDPDYDADYGLGNEEDGDQPLFTGAPLGKPKKSSPLKAKRPHTSKRSDLSIEELEQQMKAAAAKLDFEEAARLRDLIRDMGK is encoded by the coding sequence ATGGCTAGAGCGCGCAAGACAATTACCCCGGATCCGTATGCAAAACCGATAGCAAAGGTTCTCTCCCCCGAGCAGAGCCTTCCGGGAAGATTACGTCAGTTCCAGGCGCCAACCCGCGCCAACTTCGAACTGGTCAGTCAGTATGGTGCCGCAGGTGACCAGCCCAAGGCCATCGAGCAGATTACCGAGGGTTTCAAGCAAGGGGACCAGTTCCAGACGCTCCTTGGCGTAACCGGTTCCGGCAAGACGTTCACCATGGCAAACGTCATCAAGAACGTGGGCAAGCCTACTCTGATTCTCACCCACAACAAGACTCTTGCAGCACAGCTCTATCAGGAATTCAAGGCATTCTTCCCCAAGAATGCGGTGGAATATTTCGTCAGCTATTACGACTATTTCCAGCCCGAAGCCTACATTCCCCACACCGATACCTTCATTGAAAAAGACGCCAGCATCAACGACGAAATCGACAAGCTGCGCCTGCGTGCAACGGCTAACCTGCTGACTCGTCGCGACGTCATCATCATCGCTTCCGTCAGCTGCATTTACGGCTTGGGCAGCCCCGCCGAATATTTCGACCTGATGGTCCGAATCAAGAAGGGCGACATCAAGGACCGCGACGACCTGCTTCACGAACTGGTCCGCATCCAATACACCCGTAACGACTTCAGCCTGGAACGCGGAACCTTCCGCTGCCATGGCGACGTCATCGAAATCCACCCCAGCTACGACGAAGACGGCATGCGCATCGAGCTGTTCGGCGACGAAGTGGATCGTCTGGTGCGCTTCAACATCATTACCGGTGAGGTCATCCAGGAGCTGGAAGAAATGACCATCGCTCCCGCCAAGCACTTCGTGACGAAGGAAGAGGGCCGAGCCGGTATCCTGCAGCGTATGCAGTTGCAATTGACGGACCGCCTTGCCGAATTGGACAAGGAAGGTAAGGTTCTGGAATCCGCCCGACTCTCCAGCCGCACCCGCTACGACATGGAAATGATCCGCGAAACCGGTATGTGCAGCGGCATCGAGAACTATTCCGCCATTATCGAAAACCGCGAACCGGGCACCCGCCCCTTTACGCTGATCGACTACTTCGGCGATGACTGGCTTTTGATGGTGGACGAATCCCACGTAAGTATTCCCCAGGTAGGCGGCATGGCCGAAGGCGACAAGAGCCGTAAAACCACCCTGGTGAATTACGGTTTCCGTCTGCCCTGCGCCCTGGACAACCGCCCCATGAACTTCAAGGAATTCGAGTTCATGTATCCCAAGCAAGTGCTGTTCGTCAGCGCAACGCCGGGCGAATACGAACTTGAAAAGACCGGCGGCGTGGTGGCCGAACAGATCAACCGCCCCACAGGCCTTCTGGATCCGAAGATCGAGATGTTCCCCATCCAGGGACAGATGGACGTGTTGCTTTACCGCATCGAGAAAACCATCAAGAATGGCGACCGCGTGCTGGTCACCACCCTTACCAAGAAAATGGCTCAGGACCTGACCGACTATTTTGTGGAAGCAGGTATCAAGGCCAAGTATTTACACAGTGACATCAAGACCCTGGAACGTCACGACCTCATTAAAGGGCTGCGCACCGGCGAGTTCGACGTGCTGGTGGGCATCAATTTGCTCCGCGAAGGCCTGGATTTGCCGGAAGTCAGCATGGTGGCCATTCTGGACGCCGACAAGGAAGGTTTCCTCCGCAACTACCGCAGCCTGATCCAGACCATGGGCCGCGCGTCCAGAAATGTGAACGGCACCGTATTGCTGTTCGCCGACAACATGACCGACAGCCTTCAAAAGGCAGTGGACGAAACCGTCCGTCGCCGCACCCTGCAGGAGGAATTCAACAAGGAACATGGCATTACGCCAAAGTCCGTCAGCCGCAAGCTGGAAGGGGACCTGGTCATTAACGATCCGTTGATGGACCTCTGGCGCGGGGACAAGACGCCCCAGGCAGCCGAAGATCCGGATTACGATGCCGACTACGGCCTGGGCAACGAAGAAGACGGCGACCAACCGCTGTTTACAGGCGCACCCTTAGGTAAACCCAAGAAATCCTCACCCCTCAAAGCGAAGCGGCCTCATACCTCAAAGCGAAGCGACCTTTCTATCGAGGAACTGGAACAGCAGATGAAGGCCGCCGCCGCCAAGCTGGATTTTGAGGAAGCAGCCCGTCTCCGCGATCTTATTCGGGATATGGGGAAATAA
- a CDS encoding acyltransferase, whose amino-acid sequence MKLNATQRIQWIDEYKGFVLLLVCLFHIEQSFKCVNLGMEELSVMRMSAFFFISGELFSTRRFSDFKSYAKHKTKVLLLPYIWLSLLFLALDPVVWNFDRFPRAPKMTVMNIRPEITGLWDYLYWNLAKIFVAGKSSIGSGPLWFVFTLYSISLLFFVTQKISVILSGKATKNPSLQKAITAGIAIACLVGGWFLSRNNIRLPLGIERDLTCLSFFALGWLCKDPIKKLNDVKGSKGNLFLLALTIIAFTLYAFVKDHYPWFSIMNNTLGKDFIRYVGGSLFGIAGLIGLFQLVSRLPDYIPIRIIKGILRNISRNALIILAVHWWILLILRIVFKSELDKPSIVWIAPIIVVAGVVATIPLFRSKLYKLIGKEEISARESLSIK is encoded by the coding sequence ATGAAACTTAACGCAACACAGAGAATTCAGTGGATTGACGAATACAAGGGATTCGTCCTTTTGCTAGTTTGCCTATTTCACATAGAGCAATCCTTCAAATGCGTAAACCTGGGAATGGAAGAACTGAGCGTCATGCGAATGTCCGCCTTCTTCTTTATTTCCGGAGAGCTATTTAGTACCCGACGTTTCAGCGATTTTAAAAGTTACGCAAAGCACAAGACCAAGGTTCTGTTACTCCCCTACATTTGGCTTTCGCTACTGTTCCTGGCGTTGGATCCCGTGGTGTGGAATTTTGACAGGTTTCCCCGTGCGCCTAAAATGACAGTGATGAACATCCGCCCCGAAATCACGGGACTATGGGATTATCTCTACTGGAACTTGGCTAAAATATTCGTGGCTGGGAAATCCAGCATCGGGTCAGGTCCTCTTTGGTTTGTATTTACGTTATACTCTATAAGCCTGTTATTTTTTGTCACGCAAAAAATCAGCGTCATTCTGAGTGGCAAAGCCACGAAGAATCCATCCCTACAAAAAGCAATTACCGCAGGGATTGCTATAGCATGCCTTGTTGGTGGCTGGTTCCTTAGTCGCAACAACATCCGCCTTCCCTTAGGCATCGAACGCGATTTGACTTGTCTCTCCTTCTTTGCATTGGGCTGGCTATGCAAGGATCCTATCAAGAAGCTAAATGACGTCAAGGGCTCCAAGGGAAATCTTTTCCTGCTCGCACTTACCATTATCGCCTTTACCCTCTACGCATTCGTGAAAGATCATTACCCCTGGTTCAGCATTATGAACAACACTCTAGGGAAAGATTTTATTCGCTATGTAGGAGGTTCCCTCTTTGGAATTGCAGGCCTGATCGGTTTATTCCAACTGGTCTCCAGATTACCAGATTACATCCCCATCCGCATCATCAAGGGAATCCTGCGAAACATCTCCCGCAACGCATTGATTATTCTTGCGGTACACTGGTGGATTCTTCTTATCCTGCGAATTGTCTTCAAATCAGAATTGGATAAACCAAGCATCGTTTGGATCGCCCCGATCATCGTTGTCGCAGGCGTTGTCGCCACCATTCCTCTTTTCCGTAGTAAACTCTACAAACTTATCGGGAAAGAGGAAATTTCTGCTCGCGAAAGTCTAAGCATCAAGTAG
- a CDS encoding MBL fold metallo-hydrolase has translation MLFKHFVFNPYGVNCFVLSNHKGEAILIDPSVSNQRERDVLAAYIKDNNLTVRHLLNTHLHLDHVLGNAFVEKTYGVKAEAHQEDEFLLDLQEEQSGMYGLQFEEIAPPLGDYIAEGDTVGVEGIELHVIHVAGHSPGGVAFYLPSSDAILNPMGVKNPGLLFSGDILFAGSMGRSDLFGGDEEALINGIKSKLLTLPADTCVFPGHGPSTVIEDERASF, from the coding sequence ATGCTTTTTAAACACTTTGTTTTTAATCCCTATGGCGTCAATTGTTTCGTCCTGAGTAACCACAAGGGTGAAGCCATCCTCATTGACCCCAGCGTGTCGAACCAGCGGGAACGGGACGTACTGGCAGCCTATATCAAGGACAACAACCTGACGGTACGGCACCTACTGAACACTCACCTACACTTAGATCATGTGCTGGGAAACGCCTTCGTGGAGAAAACTTACGGCGTAAAAGCGGAAGCCCACCAAGAAGACGAATTCCTGCTGGATCTTCAGGAAGAACAAAGTGGAATGTACGGTTTGCAATTCGAGGAAATCGCACCCCCGCTGGGTGACTACATTGCCGAAGGTGATACCGTCGGCGTGGAAGGCATTGAACTGCATGTCATTCACGTAGCAGGACACTCCCCCGGAGGAGTCGCCTTCTATCTGCCCTCTTCCGACGCCATTCTGAACCCCATGGGGGTGAAGAACCCAGGTCTGCTTTTCTCCGGCGACATCCTTTTTGCAGGAAGCATGGGTCGTTCCGATCTATTCGGCGGAGACGAAGAAGCCCTCATTAACGGAATCAAAAGCAAGCTATTGACCTTGCCGGCAGACACCTGCGTATTCCCTGGCCACGGGCCATCCACCGTCATCGAAGACGAACGGGCGTCATTCTGA
- a CDS encoding carbohydrate-binding domain-containing protein, with protein MWVKKIPVVAASAALCFVACSENSSVTDPNNNSALPDIENPSVQNPELENPGDVIENPGIESPGIENPSIENPGNTVPGADDSSVENPGSENPDVVNPGNENPAEVNPGNENPGNVVPGGSIPSDDESDLDDTRTLTGAEILLKLAGTTASVENNNGCIAVAEKSATITCPGAYFVTGESSDFQLVVNTPGAKDEGKTGIYFYNATLKSNNAALLVKNADKTVLHLVKGTTNVVEDGNGNHLFEKVNGAQDTAKAAIYARDDLNIKGAGKLTVKGNFQNGIQCSNDLKIKNGDITVVAKETAIKGKQSLEISGGILDVTSTGKGLMSDTTITVEGGTFKINTEDDALHSNYTVSMVGGDLSISTKGKGIHADSSLYLKGSTINIVTAKEGLESYKIFAEDGVTSTFATDDGWNAAGGPKDPNAGGFSSFSESSGHIVISGGYHYISAKGNMIDVLDANGTAKQTGGVLILEITGESYENGMGGGGFGGWGGGGWGGFGGGGFGGGSGGCSSNMAGGLIDTDNGFEISGNAVLLAFGNYSTDIPECASVTYDSNNFYGSDVAAFKPQYKGDAILYGGAVKSVAQVQTNGMKELKFPNGLVYMYR; from the coding sequence ATGTGGGTAAAGAAAATCCCAGTAGTCGCTGCGTCTGCAGCGCTGTGCTTTGTGGCGTGCTCTGAAAATAGTTCGGTTACAGATCCGAATAACAATTCCGCGTTGCCGGATATTGAAAATCCTAGTGTTCAGAATCCTGAATTAGAAAACCCCGGTGATGTGATTGAAAATCCGGGTATTGAAAGTCCTGGTATTGAAAATCCAAGCATTGAGAATCCCGGTAATACAGTTCCTGGTGCAGACGATTCCAGTGTGGAAAATCCGGGCAGTGAAAATCCAGACGTTGTGAATCCTGGCAATGAAAATCCGGCCGAGGTGAATCCGGGTAACGAAAACCCTGGTAATGTTGTTCCGGGCGGTTCCATTCCCTCTGACGATGAATCGGACCTGGATGATACCAGAACTTTGACCGGAGCAGAAATTCTTCTGAAGCTTGCAGGCACAACAGCCTCTGTCGAAAACAACAACGGCTGTATCGCTGTGGCAGAAAAAAGTGCTACCATCACTTGCCCCGGCGCCTACTTCGTTACTGGGGAATCTTCGGATTTCCAGCTGGTGGTGAATACCCCGGGCGCAAAGGATGAAGGTAAAACCGGCATCTATTTTTATAACGCAACCTTGAAGAGCAATAACGCAGCCCTTCTAGTGAAGAACGCCGATAAGACGGTTCTTCATTTGGTGAAGGGAACCACCAATGTGGTGGAAGACGGCAATGGAAATCATTTGTTCGAAAAGGTGAACGGGGCCCAGGATACGGCCAAGGCCGCCATTTACGCCAGAGATGATTTGAACATCAAGGGCGCAGGAAAGTTGACGGTCAAGGGCAATTTCCAGAATGGCATCCAGTGTAGTAACGACCTGAAAATCAAGAATGGCGATATTACCGTTGTTGCCAAGGAAACTGCCATTAAGGGCAAGCAAAGTCTTGAAATTTCCGGCGGCATTTTGGACGTTACTTCTACCGGCAAGGGCCTCATGTCAGATACCACCATTACGGTGGAAGGCGGTACCTTCAAAATCAATACAGAAGATGACGCCCTGCATTCCAACTACACCGTTTCCATGGTGGGCGGCGACCTTTCTATTTCCACCAAGGGCAAGGGCATCCATGCGGACTCCTCCCTGTATCTGAAGGGCTCTACCATCAATATCGTTACTGCAAAGGAAGGTCTGGAATCCTACAAGATTTTTGCTGAAGATGGCGTGACTTCTACTTTTGCGACGGACGATGGCTGGAACGCAGCCGGCGGCCCCAAGGACCCAAACGCAGGCGGCTTTTCCTCGTTCAGTGAATCCAGCGGTCACATCGTTATTAGCGGTGGCTACCATTACATTAGCGCCAAGGGCAATATGATCGATGTGCTGGATGCTAACGGTACCGCAAAGCAGACCGGCGGCGTGCTGATCCTTGAAATCACTGGCGAAAGCTATGAAAATGGCATGGGCGGTGGTGGCTTCGGCGGCTGGGGAGGCGGTGGCTGGGGCGGCTTCGGTGGAGGCGGCTTTGGCGGCGGTAGCGGGGGATGTTCCTCCAATATGGCCGGCGGCCTTATCGACACGGATAATGGCTTTGAAATTTCTGGCAATGCCGTACTTCTTGCTTTTGGTAACTACTCCACGGACATTCCGGAATGCGCTTCTGTCACTTATGATAGCAACAACTTCTATGGTTCCGACGTTGCTGCGTTTAAGCCGCAGTATAAGGGTGATGCCATTCTCTATGGCGGTGCAGTAAAGTCTGTTGCCCAGGTTCAGACCAACGGAATGAAGGAACTGAAGTTCCCCAACGGCCTAGTTTATATGTACAGGTGA